In a genomic window of Glycine max cultivar Williams 82 chromosome 13, Glycine_max_v4.0, whole genome shotgun sequence:
- the LOC100808463 gene encoding auxin-responsive protein SAUR78: MARGGKLTKLKSVLKKWNSFGNNSKHSRHHSISAVADDESSSRSDLHAVYVGKSRRLYRVASDVVDHPVFRELVERSRDSDQQQQSEDTTINVVACEVVLFEHLLWMLDNADPQPESLNELVDFYAC; encoded by the coding sequence ATGGCAAGAGGTGGAAAACTAACGAAGCTAAAGTCAGTGCTGAAGAAATGGAACTCATTCGGCAACAACAGCAAGCATAGCCGCCACCACAGCATCAGCGCCGTCGCAGACGACGAATCCTCCTCCAGATCAGACCTCCACGCCGTCTACGTCGGCAAGTCCCGCCGCCTCTACCGCGTCGCCTCCGACGTCGTCGACCACCCCGTCTTCCGGGAACTCGTCGAGAGATCCCGCGACTccgaccaacaacaacaaagcgaAGACACCACTATCAATGTCGTCGCATGTGAGGTTGTCCTTTTCGAACACTTGCTCTGGATGCTCGATAACGCCGACCCACAACCCGAGTCACTCAACGAACTCGTCGACTTCTACGCTTGCTAA